The sequence CTGCAGCTTTTATCTTTTTCAAAATTCTATTCAGCATAATACCGCTCACTTCCTTATATAAACGATCTTTTTAAAAGTTCTATACAATAGAAAATTATAGAGCAAATAGTTATCAATTATTATAAATATAAAAACAACAAAAGAATAAAAAGAAATAGTTGTAAAAATATTTTGCCAGGCTGTTATAATACTTTGAATAATATTAGCTAAAATAGAAATAATTAAAAAAATTGAACTATCAAGCACAAGCATATTAAAAAGCAGTAATTTGCCCAAAGACTTATAAATCTCTTCTATATTATTAAAACTGTTATTGGCGCTTTTTAATTCACATCTATTTAAAAAATAAAATTCCGATGAATATAAAGAATGGGATGAGGTATTTACTACAAACAGTATCATTAGCATAATGGCTTTAAGTCCAAGTATTGATTCACTTTGGCTTGCCGGTAATTTAAAATAAACTGCTAAAATTACCGTTACAATCCCAATTAAATTGGTCGATATAGCGATAATTTTAACTAATTTAATATATTTCATTTTAAAAATTCTAAATAAACTTCATAAACTTTTTATAAAAGTTTACCTGCTGGCTTAAAGAAGAATAATCTTTAATCAAGTTTACACCATGAATTGCAAGATAATAATATAACAGAGTATACAAAACAGTACTTGTAATCATAGGTACATAAAAATACAAAATTACATTTTTTTTATCTTCTACTAATCCAAAAAGTAAAGCAATAAACAATTCTCCCATAAATAATTGGCCTACAAAAAATCCTATATACGCTCCACTTTTTACCCATTTTTCGTTTATTCTTGATAATTTTTTATTAAATAATTTGAATCTGCTAATATAATTAGCAAAATGAAAACTTATCGCACACACTAAAATTTCTGTTATAATAATAACCATTAAAGATGTATACGGATTAAGGCTTGCAATGCTGGCATAACTTACAGCTATAAGTTTACCACCAAAAATAGGGTTTATGTTTAAAAATGTTAAAATAAGATAATTCAATCCTACACTGTTCATAATCAAAAATTATATACTCTATTGCTTTAAAGTCAATAACACTTACTTGACAATACCCTTTTATTTAGTTATATTGCTCGTAATGAAAAAAATAGTTTTACTAATCATTGCTATTGTAATTGCAAATTATTATACTTTAGCTAAGGCAGTTGAGGTAAAGATAGGCTACCCAAAAACTTGTACAGGCTATGAAAAAATAAAAGCTTATGGTAAAGTACAAACAACACAAAATATAACAATTTTTGCACCTGTCAGCGGTATTATCAAAATAGACTCAAATTTCAGTACTGTAAAAAGTGGCCAATTAATTGCTAGAATATATCCGCCTAATCTTTCAAAACAAATTGAAAATGCTAAATTAAATGTTGATGCAGCCTACACCAACCTTCAAAACACAATTGAATTGAAAAATATCCATATGGCTACTGCTCAAGAAATAGAAAAAGCAAAAATACTCTATTACCAAGCAAAAAGCAATTTAGAACGGCTAAGTGCCCAAATCGAAAAGTCTAAAATTTATGCACCTTTTTCTGGAAGTTTAGAGTTTCTTGTCCCAAACCAGACTTATGTAATACTAAATCAACCCATAGCTCATTTGGCAGGAAACACGAATTTATGGATTAAAGCTTATGTATCACCAGATTATATAGATAAATTAAAAATAGATCAAATTGTCTATTATTATTCCCACAACATAAAGCATAAAGGTTCAATTGCTCAAATTGAGCATAACGCAGATGCAAATGGTCTTGTCCCTATTTTTATAAATACGAATAATAAAGCTCTCATTGCCGGACAATGGGTAAATCTTGAAATTCCTGTTATAAAAAACACTCAATTTTGTGTGCCAAAAAGCGCTATTGTTTCTAAAGACTCTAAAACTTATGTATTTATTGTAAAAGATAATGTAGTATACCAAAAACAAGTAAATCTTATAAATATTTCAAACAATACAGCTTATATTAATGGTAATCTCAATAAAAACGAACCTTTAGCTATCAGTGCAACAGATAGACTAAAAAACAATATTAAAGTAAAAATTATAAAATGAATAAATACTTAAATTTTTTGTGGAGTAACAAAACTACTGTATTTTTATGCGGTATTTTAATTATTTTTGGCGGCATATTTTCCCTTTTTAGATTACCAGAAAGTATCTTTCCTAACGTAAATTTTCCTAAAGTATCTATACTTGTACATAATCAATATTTACCAGTAAAGTATATGCTTGTAAGTGTTACAAGACCGCTAGAAGAAGCAGCAAGGACTGAGCCTAGCGTAATTCTTGTAAGATCACAAACAGGCAATGGTCTATCAAAAATTCATGTTTATTTTAATTCAAATGTTAATCCAAAAACCGCATACCTTATGCTACAAGCAAGAATAGCAAAAATCAATTTACCCCCGGATTCAAATTTAAGTATCCGTTTAATGGAACCAAACATATATCCATTTGCAGAATATGCCCTTGTTTCAAACAAAATTGACAGTTCAAACATGATGAGTTATTATTATTTTCAAGTAAAACCCACGGTTCTTGGTATAAACGGTGTTTATAAAGTAGAAGAAACTTCGCGAGGTTGGCCTGAAATTAATATAGCTATTGATCCCCAAAAGTTATTGCAATATAAAATATCACCTCAACAAATAATACACTATCTTATTTTAAATCAAGGACCTTTTTTTTCGGGAGTAATGAATTATTTCAATCAACAATTTAACCTCTCAACTACAAGTATAGATAATATCAAAGATTTATCTAATTTCACAATTCCTATAAAATCCAGAAATTCCGAATTTATACCGTTAACATTAGATAAAATAGCTGATATAAAAATCCAAAATCCACCATTAATAAAAGAAGCTAAAGTATCTGGATACAAGCATGCATTAATAATGGATATACTTTCCCAAAATAAAGCTAATGAAGTAAAGGTATCTAAAGAACTTCAAAAAGTCTTTGAAACAATTAAAGATAGACTGCCTCATGGTATAAAACTAATAAAAATTTATGATTTAAGCGACTTAATTAAAAGTAACCTGAATGATGTGTGGAGTGCGCTTATTTTAGGTAGCATCATTGCATTGATAGTTGTAATGCTATTTATAGGTAGAATAGATGGTGCTTTAAGTGTGTTTATAGTAGTTCCGCTTTCTTTATCTTTAACTTTTATTGCTCTATATTTAATGGGTTTTGGATTAAATATAATGACACTTGGTGGAATTTGCGCTTCAATTGGTGCGATGATAGACCATGCCATAGTTATAATTGAAAGGGGCCTGCAAAACATAGAAAGCAATACAAAGAAAAGATTGTCCGGTGTTTTTAAAAGGTTAAAAGATATACTGCTTCCCATGAGTTTGGCTACTATAACTTCAACTGTTGTGTTTATTCCTCTTATCTTTTTGCCAGGCACATTAGGGTTGTTATTTAAACATATGGCTATTACTATAATTATAGCTCTTATTGCATCACAACTAATTGCTTTAACTTTTACACCAATATTATCTATGATAATTGTATATCGCAAAACCTATAAAAAAAATAAACCAAAAAATAGAAAACTATACTTTATGTTCAGTCATACATTAATTTTTTTTATGAGAAGGCCATGGATTTCTATCATTATAGTTTTTTTGGTCGCAGCAACAGGCTATGTTTGTTTCAAAAATTTACCAACAGCCTTCTTGCCAAAATGGGATGAAGGTTTAATTTCTGTACCATTTAGAACGCCTGTTGGAAGCAGTGTAGAAACTACAACAAAAATAGGTGAACTTTTAATGAATGAAGCTTCGAAAAATCCAAATGTTGACAAAGTTTCTTTAATGGTTGGCAGAGGTTTTGGAAACTCTTTTTCTACACCAAACAAAGCTATCATGATGATCGTATTAAAAAAAGACAGAAAAGAAAGCACACAAAAAGTTATGTTAGAATTAGATAAAAAATTTAAAACTATAGCACCTAACCTTATTTCATTAAATTCATCACAAATTATGGTAAATAGGCTTGGTGATTTATCTGGTTCTCATGCTCCTTTAGAAGTTTTTCTATTTGGTAGCGATCCGGATAAATTATTCAAAGAAGGACAAAAACTTTATAAAATACTTGCAAAAAATAAAGATTTTGAATCTGTCACATATAAATCGCCTTCTGCAGGCCCAGAAATAGAATTTAACCCTAATTATTTTGCTACGGTAAATAATATAAACTCAAAAAATTTAGCTGACACAATCAAACTCTATTTTTGGGGTGAAAATGCAGGTTTTTTGTTGAAAGGTGAACAGTTATTTCCAATAAGGATAACACTTAAAGACAAACCACAAACAATTCAAGAACTTAAATCTTTAAATATTATTCACAATGATATGCCTATGGCTTTAAATATGCTATCCGACATTGATATAAAAAGCAACGTTCCATACATTACACACCAAAATTTAGTGCCTTATTCATATATATGGGTCAAACCATATTATCACATAGGTTTGACAAAGGCTGCAAAAGATATTGATAATATAGTTAAGCGTATGAATCTTCCACATGACATTAGCTATTCTATTGGTGGCTATTACAAACAACAAACAAAAAGTTTTCAAAATATGTATCTAATACTAACGATAGCGCTTTTTATTTTGCTAATACTTTTTGGTTTTCAATTTTCGAGTCAAAAATGTGCTATAGTTGCAATAATAGCTATTAGCTCAACTGCGAGTTTTTCTTTATTGTCACTTTTAATAGCGCGACTAAATCTTGATAGTACAGCTTTTTTAGGTATACTGCTTGTATTTGCTATTGTAGTAAACAATATAATACTCATATTTTCAAGATCAAAACAATTAAGCAAAACTCACACGCACAAAAGTGTAGCCCTTGCTGTTCGTAGCAGATTAAGACCAATTATTATGACAATGAGCGCTGATATTGTTGGTTTTTTGCCTTTAGCCATAGGTATTGGCAAAGGTACTGATTTATTGAAACCCCTTGCTACTGCTACTATTGGTGGTTTGATTTTTGGTGCTTTTGCATCTCTAATAATAGCTCCTTCTTTGTTCAGTTTATTCAGTATTGTAAAATATAAAAAGCTAAAGTAGTTTTATTTTACATTCTTTTTTATATCTTTTTTGCAATTATCTCTATATAATATGAATCTATAAATGTTTCGTTAAATTGGTAAAATGTTTTAGAATCTTTAGAAAGATTGTTCAATAACTCAAAGATTTTTTGTCTATTATCGGCAGAAGTCCCCATTCTATCAAACCATTCTGGTAACTTGTATTGTGTTTTTATAAGATTAATATAATCAATTTTTACAGGTAAACTTTTAAGTAGATCTATCCATTGTCTTTTAGAATAAGAACAAACATGAGAATTATCCCTTAAAACTTCTAATCTATTTATTTGTCTTTCTATTTCCTCACCATCAATTACACTACAATCCAAAACATATAATTTTGCTTTTGGTTTTAAAACTCTACACATTTCTTGTAACGCTTTTTGTATATTGTAAAAATGGTGAGCTGCAAACCTACAAGCAACTATATCGAAAGTTTCATCTTTAAATGGCAATCGATGCACATCTGCTTCTAAAAACTCAACACCATAAACATTGGAGTGCAGTAGGGTTTTTTTGGCTTCTAAAATCATTTCTTTGGTAATGTCAATAGCAACCACGCTACATTTATTTCTGGCAAATGCTACAGCCGTATGACCAGCACCTGTGGCAACATCCAAAACCATATCATCTGGTTTTGGTTTTAGAAAATCAATCATTCTTTCTAAATCAATTAAATTTGAATGAGTTGAACTCAATCTGTAATTTATAGCTTTGCTACCAAAATTGTTTTTTATTGCACTCTGATTTTCCACATTAGCCTCCAATAGTTACAAAAAGTAAGCTGGATTTTTGTAGTATATTGGTATATTAGTAATTGTCAAGTTTAATAAATATGGCATTTTTTGGTTTCAAATCGATAGAACTATAATGTATTAGCAACAAATTATATTTGAATTTAAAGTACTATAGTATATAATGGTAATAATGATTGAGTGTAGAAACATTGTTAAAAAGTATAAAACCAAAGTGGCTGTGGCAGGCATTAATTTAATTGCAAAAAAAGGTGAAATTGTAGGACTACTTGGTCCAAATGGTGCAGGCAAGACAACAACATTTTACATGATATCAGGTTTTATCAGGCCAACTGACGGCCGAATTTTTCTTGACGGTCAAGACATAACAAAAATGCCCATACACAAGCGCTCAAAAATAGGCATTTCATATCTTCCTCAAGAACCTTCTGTATTTAGCGGACTAACAGTTGAACAAAATATTTATGCTGTACTTGAATTTGTTGATATAAAAAACAAAAAAGAACGTTTAGAAGAGTTGCTTTCTGAATTTAACTTAACCAGTATAAGAAAA is a genomic window of Desulfurella sp. containing:
- a CDS encoding efflux RND transporter periplasmic adaptor subunit, producing MKKIVLLIIAIVIANYYTLAKAVEVKIGYPKTCTGYEKIKAYGKVQTTQNITIFAPVSGIIKIDSNFSTVKSGQLIARIYPPNLSKQIENAKLNVDAAYTNLQNTIELKNIHMATAQEIEKAKILYYQAKSNLERLSAQIEKSKIYAPFSGSLEFLVPNQTYVILNQPIAHLAGNTNLWIKAYVSPDYIDKLKIDQIVYYYSHNIKHKGSIAQIEHNADANGLVPIFINTNNKALIAGQWVNLEIPVIKNTQFCVPKSAIVSKDSKTYVFIVKDNVVYQKQVNLINISNNTAYINGNLNKNEPLAISATDRLKNNIKVKIIK
- a CDS encoding efflux RND transporter permease subunit, which produces MNKYLNFLWSNKTTVFLCGILIIFGGIFSLFRLPESIFPNVNFPKVSILVHNQYLPVKYMLVSVTRPLEEAARTEPSVILVRSQTGNGLSKIHVYFNSNVNPKTAYLMLQARIAKINLPPDSNLSIRLMEPNIYPFAEYALVSNKIDSSNMMSYYYFQVKPTVLGINGVYKVEETSRGWPEINIAIDPQKLLQYKISPQQIIHYLILNQGPFFSGVMNYFNQQFNLSTTSIDNIKDLSNFTIPIKSRNSEFIPLTLDKIADIKIQNPPLIKEAKVSGYKHALIMDILSQNKANEVKVSKELQKVFETIKDRLPHGIKLIKIYDLSDLIKSNLNDVWSALILGSIIALIVVMLFIGRIDGALSVFIVVPLSLSLTFIALYLMGFGLNIMTLGGICASIGAMIDHAIVIIERGLQNIESNTKKRLSGVFKRLKDILLPMSLATITSTVVFIPLIFLPGTLGLLFKHMAITIIIALIASQLIALTFTPILSMIIVYRKTYKKNKPKNRKLYFMFSHTLIFFMRRPWISIIIVFLVAATGYVCFKNLPTAFLPKWDEGLISVPFRTPVGSSVETTTKIGELLMNEASKNPNVDKVSLMVGRGFGNSFSTPNKAIMMIVLKKDRKESTQKVMLELDKKFKTIAPNLISLNSSQIMVNRLGDLSGSHAPLEVFLFGSDPDKLFKEGQKLYKILAKNKDFESVTYKSPSAGPEIEFNPNYFATVNNINSKNLADTIKLYFWGENAGFLLKGEQLFPIRITLKDKPQTIQELKSLNIIHNDMPMALNMLSDIDIKSNVPYITHQNLVPYSYIWVKPYYHIGLTKAAKDIDNIVKRMNLPHDISYSIGGYYKQQTKSFQNMYLILTIALFILLILFGFQFSSQKCAIVAIIAISSTASFSLLSLLIARLNLDSTAFLGILLVFAIVVNNIILIFSRSKQLSKTHTHKSVALAVRSRLRPIIMTMSADIVGFLPLAIGIGKGTDLLKPLATATIGGLIFGAFASLIIAPSLFSLFSIVKYKKLK
- a CDS encoding methyltransferase domain-containing protein, yielding MENQSAIKNNFGSKAINYRLSSTHSNLIDLERMIDFLKPKPDDMVLDVATGAGHTAVAFARNKCSVVAIDITKEMILEAKKTLLHSNVYGVEFLEADVHRLPFKDETFDIVACRFAAHHFYNIQKALQEMCRVLKPKAKLYVLDCSVIDGEEIERQINRLEVLRDNSHVCSYSKRQWIDLLKSLPVKIDYINLIKTQYKLPEWFDRMGTSADNRQKIFELLNNLSKDSKTFYQFNETFIDSYYIEIIAKKI
- the lptB gene encoding LPS export ABC transporter ATP-binding protein, which codes for MIECRNIVKKYKTKVAVAGINLIAKKGEIVGLLGPNGAGKTTTFYMISGFIRPTDGRIFLDGQDITKMPIHKRSKIGISYLPQEPSVFSGLTVEQNIYAVLEFVDIKNKKERLEELLSEFNLTSIRKTKAYAVSGGERRRVEVARALATNPKFLLLDEPFSGIDPLMVEQLKKMIFDLKERGLGIIITDHNVRETLDIVNKAYILYDGKVIKEGSKMDIVNDERLAKIYLGETFKL